The Monodelphis domestica isolate mMonDom1 chromosome 7, mMonDom1.pri, whole genome shotgun sequence genome window below encodes:
- the GORASP1 gene encoding Golgi reassembly-stacking protein 1 isoform X2: MGLTASSEQPEGGAEGFHLHGVQENSPAQQAGLEPFFDFIITIGHARLNRESSTLKDLLKANMEKPVKLEVYSIKTLKDVEPSSPAALAGLRPYTDYVVGSDQILQESEDFFTLIETHEGKPLKLMVYNSETDSCREVVVTPNGAWGGEGSLGCGIGYGYLHRIPTVGPKKPPETGPPTASAPETLLSNPGQGGYTEALLQAPDFPFDQAEDVLDSEQTSASERDAYSGETSLQPPPPVQRVMDPGFLDVSGIALLDTSEAPKLPQPASSVHSPPSLGHSVMGTESALPGREEEATRLGLDLEGSVLDSSGTYGQPDPGSVVPFPNNISSKAALETDEGPELVPARADAMPAGENGVPAEGEGADVALE; the protein is encoded by the exons ATGGGCCTCACGGCCAGCTCGGAACAGCCCGAGGGAGGGGCGGAGGGCTTCCACCTGCACGGG GTTCAGGAGAACTCTCCGGCCCAGCAGGCCGGCTTGGAGCCCTTCTTTGACTTCATCATCACCATTGGCCACGCGAGGCTG AACAGGGAGAGCAGCACCCTGAAGGACCTGCTAAAGGCCAACATGGAGAAGCCCGTGAAGCTGGAGGTGTACAGCATCAAGACCCTGAAG GACGTGGAGCCTTCATCCCCCGCGGCCCTGGCTGGGCTCCGACCCTATACTGACTACGTGGTGGGCTCCGATCAGATTCTCCAGGAG TCCGAGGACTTCTTCACGCTCATCGAGACCCACGAGGGGAAGCCCCTGAAGCTGATGGTTTACAACTCTGAGACCGACTCGTGCCGCGAGGTGGTCGTGACTCCCAACGGTGCCTGGGGTGGAGAAGGAAG TCTAGGCTGTGGAATTGGATATGGGTATTTGCACCGAATCCCAACTGTCGGCCCAAAGAAGCCCCCAGAGACTGGTCCACCCACGGCTTCAGCTCCTGAAACCCTGTTGTCTAACCCAGGCCAGGGAGGCTACACAGAG gcTTTACTCCAGGCACCAGATTTCCCATTTGATCAGGCTGAGGATGTCCTCGACTCTGAACAAACCTCAGCCTCAGAGAGAGATGCTTATTCTGGGGAGACGTCACTTCAGCCACCGCCCCCTGTCCAGCGAGTCATGGACCCAG GCTTTCTGGATGTTTCTGGCATCGCCCTTCTGGATACCTCGGAGGCCCCAAAGCTGCCCCAGCCGGCTTCCTCTGTCCACTCCCCCCCCTCTCTGGGGCATTCTGTGATGGGAACCGAGAGTGCCCTCCCTGGCAGAGAAG AGGAAGCCACAAGGTTAGGGCTGGACCTCGAGGGCTCTGTCCTGGACAGCTCTGGAACGTACGGGCAGCCGGACCCTGGTTCAGTTGTGCCCTTTCCCAACAACATCAGCTCCAAGGCGGCGCTTGAGACCGATGAAGGCCCCGAGCTTGTCCCGGCCCGGGCTGACGCAATGCCTGCCGGGGAGAACGGGGTGCCAGCAGAAGGTGAGGGGGCAGACGT
- the GORASP1 gene encoding Golgi reassembly-stacking protein 1 isoform X4, whose amino-acid sequence MGLTASSEQPEGGAEGFHLHGVQENSPAQQAGLEPFFDFIITIGHARLNRESSTLKDLLKANMEKPVKLEVYSIKTLKDVEPSSPAALAGLRPYTDYVVGSDQILQESEDFFTLIETHEGKPLKLMVYNSETDSCREVVVTPNGAWGGEGSLGCGIGYGYLHRIPTVGPKKPPETGPPTASAPETLLSNPGQGGYTEALLQAPDFPFDQAEDVLDSEQTSASERDAYSGETSLQPPPPVQRVMDPEEATRLGLDLEGSVLDSSGTYGQPDPGSVVPFPNNISSKAALETDEGPELVPARADAMPAGENGVPAEGEGADVALE is encoded by the exons ATGGGCCTCACGGCCAGCTCGGAACAGCCCGAGGGAGGGGCGGAGGGCTTCCACCTGCACGGG GTTCAGGAGAACTCTCCGGCCCAGCAGGCCGGCTTGGAGCCCTTCTTTGACTTCATCATCACCATTGGCCACGCGAGGCTG AACAGGGAGAGCAGCACCCTGAAGGACCTGCTAAAGGCCAACATGGAGAAGCCCGTGAAGCTGGAGGTGTACAGCATCAAGACCCTGAAG GACGTGGAGCCTTCATCCCCCGCGGCCCTGGCTGGGCTCCGACCCTATACTGACTACGTGGTGGGCTCCGATCAGATTCTCCAGGAG TCCGAGGACTTCTTCACGCTCATCGAGACCCACGAGGGGAAGCCCCTGAAGCTGATGGTTTACAACTCTGAGACCGACTCGTGCCGCGAGGTGGTCGTGACTCCCAACGGTGCCTGGGGTGGAGAAGGAAG TCTAGGCTGTGGAATTGGATATGGGTATTTGCACCGAATCCCAACTGTCGGCCCAAAGAAGCCCCCAGAGACTGGTCCACCCACGGCTTCAGCTCCTGAAACCCTGTTGTCTAACCCAGGCCAGGGAGGCTACACAGAG gcTTTACTCCAGGCACCAGATTTCCCATTTGATCAGGCTGAGGATGTCCTCGACTCTGAACAAACCTCAGCCTCAGAGAGAGATGCTTATTCTGGGGAGACGTCACTTCAGCCACCGCCCCCTGTCCAGCGAGTCATGGACCCAG AGGAAGCCACAAGGTTAGGGCTGGACCTCGAGGGCTCTGTCCTGGACAGCTCTGGAACGTACGGGCAGCCGGACCCTGGTTCAGTTGTGCCCTTTCCCAACAACATCAGCTCCAAGGCGGCGCTTGAGACCGATGAAGGCCCCGAGCTTGTCCCGGCCCGGGCTGACGCAATGCCTGCCGGGGAGAACGGGGTGCCAGCAGAAGGTGAGGGGGCAGACGT
- the GORASP1 gene encoding Golgi reassembly-stacking protein 1 isoform X1, with the protein MGLTASSEQPEGGAEGFHLHGVQENSPAQQAGLEPFFDFIITIGHARLNRESSTLKDLLKANMEKPVKLEVYSIKTLKVREVEVVPSNMWGGQGLLGASVRFCSFHRANEHVWHILDVEPSSPAALAGLRPYTDYVVGSDQILQESEDFFTLIETHEGKPLKLMVYNSETDSCREVVVTPNGAWGGEGSLGCGIGYGYLHRIPTVGPKKPPETGPPTASAPETLLSNPGQGGYTEALLQAPDFPFDQAEDVLDSEQTSASERDAYSGETSLQPPPPVQRVMDPGFLDVSGIALLDTSEAPKLPQPASSVHSPPSLGHSVMGTESALPGREEEATRLGLDLEGSVLDSSGTYGQPDPGSVVPFPNNISSKAALETDEGPELVPARADAMPAGENGVPAEGEGADVALE; encoded by the exons ATGGGCCTCACGGCCAGCTCGGAACAGCCCGAGGGAGGGGCGGAGGGCTTCCACCTGCACGGG GTTCAGGAGAACTCTCCGGCCCAGCAGGCCGGCTTGGAGCCCTTCTTTGACTTCATCATCACCATTGGCCACGCGAGGCTG AACAGGGAGAGCAGCACCCTGAAGGACCTGCTAAAGGCCAACATGGAGAAGCCCGTGAAGCTGGAGGTGTACAGCATCAAGACCCTGAAGGTGCGCGAGGTGGAGGTGGTGCCCAGCAACATGTGGGGCGGCCAAGGCCTGCTGGGGGCCAGCGTGCGCTTCTGCAGCTTCCACAGGGCCAACGAGCACGTGTGGCACATCTTG GACGTGGAGCCTTCATCCCCCGCGGCCCTGGCTGGGCTCCGACCCTATACTGACTACGTGGTGGGCTCCGATCAGATTCTCCAGGAG TCCGAGGACTTCTTCACGCTCATCGAGACCCACGAGGGGAAGCCCCTGAAGCTGATGGTTTACAACTCTGAGACCGACTCGTGCCGCGAGGTGGTCGTGACTCCCAACGGTGCCTGGGGTGGAGAAGGAAG TCTAGGCTGTGGAATTGGATATGGGTATTTGCACCGAATCCCAACTGTCGGCCCAAAGAAGCCCCCAGAGACTGGTCCACCCACGGCTTCAGCTCCTGAAACCCTGTTGTCTAACCCAGGCCAGGGAGGCTACACAGAG gcTTTACTCCAGGCACCAGATTTCCCATTTGATCAGGCTGAGGATGTCCTCGACTCTGAACAAACCTCAGCCTCAGAGAGAGATGCTTATTCTGGGGAGACGTCACTTCAGCCACCGCCCCCTGTCCAGCGAGTCATGGACCCAG GCTTTCTGGATGTTTCTGGCATCGCCCTTCTGGATACCTCGGAGGCCCCAAAGCTGCCCCAGCCGGCTTCCTCTGTCCACTCCCCCCCCTCTCTGGGGCATTCTGTGATGGGAACCGAGAGTGCCCTCCCTGGCAGAGAAG AGGAAGCCACAAGGTTAGGGCTGGACCTCGAGGGCTCTGTCCTGGACAGCTCTGGAACGTACGGGCAGCCGGACCCTGGTTCAGTTGTGCCCTTTCCCAACAACATCAGCTCCAAGGCGGCGCTTGAGACCGATGAAGGCCCCGAGCTTGTCCCGGCCCGGGCTGACGCAATGCCTGCCGGGGAGAACGGGGTGCCAGCAGAAGGTGAGGGGGCAGACGT
- the GORASP1 gene encoding Golgi reassembly-stacking protein 1 isoform X3, with translation MGLTASSEQPEGGAEGFHLHGVQENSPAQQAGLEPFFDFIITIGHARLNRESSTLKDLLKANMEKPVKLEVYSIKTLKVREVEVVPSNMWGGQGLLGASVRFCSFHRANEHVWHILDVEPSSPAALAGLRPYTDYVVGSDQILQESEDFFTLIETHEGKPLKLMVYNSETDSCREVVVTPNGAWGGEGSLGCGIGYGYLHRIPTVGPKKPPETGPPTASAPETLLSNPGQGGYTEALLQAPDFPFDQAEDVLDSEQTSASERDAYSGETSLQPPPPVQRVMDPEEATRLGLDLEGSVLDSSGTYGQPDPGSVVPFPNNISSKAALETDEGPELVPARADAMPAGENGVPAEGEGADVALE, from the exons ATGGGCCTCACGGCCAGCTCGGAACAGCCCGAGGGAGGGGCGGAGGGCTTCCACCTGCACGGG GTTCAGGAGAACTCTCCGGCCCAGCAGGCCGGCTTGGAGCCCTTCTTTGACTTCATCATCACCATTGGCCACGCGAGGCTG AACAGGGAGAGCAGCACCCTGAAGGACCTGCTAAAGGCCAACATGGAGAAGCCCGTGAAGCTGGAGGTGTACAGCATCAAGACCCTGAAGGTGCGCGAGGTGGAGGTGGTGCCCAGCAACATGTGGGGCGGCCAAGGCCTGCTGGGGGCCAGCGTGCGCTTCTGCAGCTTCCACAGGGCCAACGAGCACGTGTGGCACATCTTG GACGTGGAGCCTTCATCCCCCGCGGCCCTGGCTGGGCTCCGACCCTATACTGACTACGTGGTGGGCTCCGATCAGATTCTCCAGGAG TCCGAGGACTTCTTCACGCTCATCGAGACCCACGAGGGGAAGCCCCTGAAGCTGATGGTTTACAACTCTGAGACCGACTCGTGCCGCGAGGTGGTCGTGACTCCCAACGGTGCCTGGGGTGGAGAAGGAAG TCTAGGCTGTGGAATTGGATATGGGTATTTGCACCGAATCCCAACTGTCGGCCCAAAGAAGCCCCCAGAGACTGGTCCACCCACGGCTTCAGCTCCTGAAACCCTGTTGTCTAACCCAGGCCAGGGAGGCTACACAGAG gcTTTACTCCAGGCACCAGATTTCCCATTTGATCAGGCTGAGGATGTCCTCGACTCTGAACAAACCTCAGCCTCAGAGAGAGATGCTTATTCTGGGGAGACGTCACTTCAGCCACCGCCCCCTGTCCAGCGAGTCATGGACCCAG AGGAAGCCACAAGGTTAGGGCTGGACCTCGAGGGCTCTGTCCTGGACAGCTCTGGAACGTACGGGCAGCCGGACCCTGGTTCAGTTGTGCCCTTTCCCAACAACATCAGCTCCAAGGCGGCGCTTGAGACCGATGAAGGCCCCGAGCTTGTCCCGGCCCGGGCTGACGCAATGCCTGCCGGGGAGAACGGGGTGCCAGCAGAAGGTGAGGGGGCAGACGT